Proteins co-encoded in one Medicago truncatula cultivar Jemalong A17 chromosome 8, MtrunA17r5.0-ANR, whole genome shotgun sequence genomic window:
- the LOC25501049 gene encoding uncharacterized protein, with protein MVATEVPILSRIDRLDNMLRQLEEIRGYNRSPKSSCASTPTSGSDGRISSVDFSPKSLEKHCRPIETVIMETEVKGTLIERLKQVEDRMLKLEEDWMAERKKEEEEKKMGKRPKKGLKQLVKQCMIKSKREDHKK; from the exons ATGGTTGCTACTGAGGTACCAATTCTCTCTAGGATTGACCGATTGGATAACATG ttGAGGCAGTTAGAGGAAATTAGAGGATACAACCGATCACCAAAGAGTTCATGTGCATCCACTCCAACAAGTGGAAGTGATGGACGTATTTCATCCGTTGATTTCTCCCCAAAGAGCTTGGAGAAGCACTGCCGTCCGATCGAGACCGTGATAATGGAGACTGAAGTCAAAGGAACATTGATAGAAAGGCTCAAACAAGTGGAGGATCGAATGCTGAAG cTAGAGGAAGATTGGATGGCAGagaggaagaaagaagaagaggaaaagaaaatgGGAAAGAGGCCAAAAAAGGGTTTGAAACAACTTGTGAAGCAGTGTatgatcaaatcaaaaagagaagatcataagaaataa